CAAAGAACGTTCGTTGATACTTGGTGATTTATCTCCCAAAAATCTCGGTTTGGTTTCAGGAGAATTGCGGATTTGTGATCTTGATACTGCTCACCGAGGCAATCCAATTTTTGATATTGGATTCTTTATCGGGCATGTGTATCTCCATAGTCTTGAACACGAATATCCGGCCGCGCAATATGTTAAAGAATTTTTGCGAACATATCATCCTGAAGATGAGACAGATGCCATCCCACCTGAAGATGATCTGCTGCTTAAGCGGATCGTACTGGGCACGCTGCTTTATCGTTTGAATAATAAAATGGTGCCTTATCCATTAGACATATCAGAGGAAGAAAAGGTAAAAGTTGTGGCTGAAATAAATAATTTACTGAAAAGTAATTTGCTCGACTGGGAAACAATCGAGTCCCAAATACACTATGCAAAATCACATTGAACTAGAGGCGAAAATTCTTGATATTGATACAGGCGCGGTTGTTGAAAGACTGCAAAAAAATGGCGCGCGAAAAATACTGGACGCTATTACCATCATTGAAACATATGATGTTTACGGTACTCATATTCCCAAAAAGCGTGGTCGTTCTGAACTACACCAGCGCTACTCGCGGATTATCACGGAAGTTGAGAAGTTCACACAATCAAAAAATTCACTCCTTTCTCAAGGAGCATATTTGCGTTTGCGACAGGAAGGCAAACGTTCTGAGTTGATTCTAAAATACGGTACGGGCAAAAAAGATGTTCGGATAAAATCCGAAAGAGAGATTAGTATTTCTGTACGAAGTAAAAAAGAATGGAAATCAGTACAGGCTATGCTTGTAGAGCGCGGGTTACGAAAGGTGTTTTATCAAGAAAAACATCGTATTTCTTATGTGTATGATAAAGCAAATCTCCGTTTCGATATTGATACTTGGCCTGGAGTGCCCACGTATATTGAGATTGAGGGCGCAAGTAATGAAGCAGTAAAAAAAGGCGCTCGCATGATCGGATATAGGGCGTCTGATTTGCGTTCTTTTAAAGCAAAAGAGGTATTTAAGAAATACTCTATTTCGCCTATATTTTTGACCTTCAAAAAAAACTCTGTGCAAATTACACATAATAAGTTGCTAACGGTCATGCACTCCGCGCTGTCTAAACGTGGCATTGTAAAGAAAGATGCGGATTGGATTGTTAATCACTACTATGAAGCAGAATTAATGGGCAAAAAGACTCACGGGGTGAGGAAATTTTGTTGGGATATGCAGTTTTATGATCAGCGAATAAGCAAACCCAAAGTGATTAAAGATAGTTATGCTGTGGCGATTATTGATGGAAATCGAGAAATTGGACCTCTTGCCGCGAGGTTTTGTATTCACTTGGTTACCAAAAAAGCAAATCAATTTGGAATCGCAGTGATTGGTTTAAGAAATTTCCAGCGATATGGCGTACTTGCGACATGGACAAAAACTATCGCCGAAAAAGGTTTGGTGGGGATTGTTACCAATTCTACGGAGCCGTTTGTTGTTCCACCAAACGGCAAAAAAATACCCGTGCTCGGGACGAATCCGTTGAGTATCGGTTTTCCCACTGCTACTAATCCTATAGTTATGGACATATCAACGACAAAAGAGCCGATGAGCTTGGTGTGGTATGAGCGGACACGCGGAGGGGTACTTCCGAAAAACACTTTTTTTGACTCTAAGGGCATGTATACAACCGATCCTTGGCTTGCGAGGTGGGTTGATGTATGGGGTGGTCTAAAAGGATTTAATTTCTCGTGTATGTTGCAATTGTTCTCTGGACCACTCCTTGGTGCTCAAACCGAACATGCATGGGAAAATCCGTACGAAGTTGGGGCGGTTTTTATTGCTATCAATCCTGATTTCTTACAATCTCGGTCAACAGTTGAAAAATCCACTACCGATTTTATACGATTCTTGAAAAAAAATAATGTAATACTGCCTGGAGACCATGGGCGCGCAGTTTACACATTAAACAAAAAGAAAAAAAGGATTATATTATCGGAACAAGTTTGGGGGTGGCTTAACTTACTTTAAGAATTAACTATGTCTCTGAACAGAAAAACAAAAAAATCATACAATGCATACGCCGAGAAATGGGCAGAAAAAATGCGTAGCGGGCAAAACATTGCACACACGTATTTAGAAAAACCAGCCATGTATGACACGTTGCCAAATGTACGCGGAAAATCCGTGCTCTGCATTGGTTGCGGAACTGGAGAGGAGTGCTATTACCTAAAATCTCAAGGCGCGAAGTATGTGATTGGGATAGATATTTCAAATAAGTTGATTGACGTAGCTCGTCAGAGTTATCCAGGAATAGAGTTTGAGGTAATGGATATGGAGAAGCTAGTCTTTCCGCAAAAAAAGTTTGATGTTGTATATTCAAGTCTTGCTTTGCACTATGTTAAAAATTGGACACGTGTTTTAGAAAACATACATCGAGTATTAAAAGTTGGCGGGGTTTTCCTTTTCTCCACGCATCATCCGGCTAAGTGGGGTGCGGAGATAGTACGTGGCAAAAAAAAGAATACTTTTATGTTGGGATATGAGAAATCTAAGGATAGCGATGACTGCAAAATTCACGGAGATTATCTAACGGAACGGAAAATAAATGATACATGGTTTGATGAATTTCCTGTTTCCTACTACCATAAACCAATTTCTACTATTGTGAAATCTGTTCTGGAAGCTGGCTTCGAAATACTAGATTTTCTCGAGCCAAAAGCAGTGACAGGAGCGAAAAAAGTAAAAAACAATTTTTGGCATATTCATCAGAAAATCCCACTCTTTATGATTCTTAAGTTGAAGAGAAAGTAGGGCACAGTCTGCATTTTTCAAGCTACCACCAAACGCGGTGACGGGAGCGTGCCTCGCCGCCGCAAGGGACGGAGAAAAGAGCGACAAAATGATATAATTCAAATGATGCTCTTTTTGGAGTCCTGAAGCGGCGGAAACAAAACCATAAAATTTCCTTTCATTTTTTTAGCGGCTCCCCCCGCACCCCCCGCCGAAAATGGATANNNNNNNNNNNNNNNNNNNNNNNNNNNNNNNNNNNNNNNNNNNNNNNNNNNNNNNNNNNNGCTCCGCGATTGGAAAAAGGTTCGCGCAAAGGTTAGTATTTCTGCACATTTATAATCTATAATTATTGTCTATGATAAAATCAAAAATGGCGATTTCTAGGGCAAAGCTAATGAAAGGACGATCTGGCGGTTCAAGAAAAAAAGGCGGGAAAAATAAATCATCTAAGCGGCGATAATTCTTTAATCATAAGTTCCACAACGGCGCCATAGATTATACACTTGTCTAATTGTGTTACCGTTGCTAAGATAAAAATCCTTAACTAATTAAGCTTAAATGCTTATGAAAAGTAAGAATCTTGTGATCGGCATAATTGTCGTGATCGTAGTAGCGGGAGGATATTTTCTTTTAGGAGGGCAGGGTCAAAAAGAAACCGGGCCAATACAATTAGGGTTTGTCGGGCCTTTGACTGGTGACGCGGCAACGATTGGGCTTAACGCCCAAACTGCGATGCAGCTAGCGATTGACGAGATTAATGCGGCCGGTGGAGTTAACGGCAGGCAATTAAAAGGGATTTACGAGGATGGCAAATGCACCGGCAAAGACGCTGCCAATGCCGCTCAAAAGTTAATTAATGTTGATGGCGTACCGGTTATCATCGGCGGAGCGTGCTCAGCCGAAACATCTGCTTTTACCGGAATTGCAAATGACGCTGGGCGAGTGGTATTGTCATACTGCTCTTCCGCGCCAACTTTATCAGGTGTAAGCCCATACTTTTTCCGTGACTACCCGTCTGATGCTTTTGCCGGAATTTTTGCGGCCCGTTACATGAAAGATACCTTGGGTGTTAATAATGCGGCGGTTCTTTACACCGTTGATGATTGGGGTGTTGGCTTGCAGGATAGTTTCGTGACTGAATTTGAAAAATTAGGCGGCACAATTACAACCAAAGAAAGCTTTGAGCGAACCAGCCGAGATTTAAGAACTCAATTAACTAAGGTTAAAGCCTCAAATCCTGAAGGTATTTTCTTTTTAGGGTTCCCGGAAGCATCTATCCCAGGCATTAAACAGATGAAAGAATTAGGCCTTAATGTTCCAACCGTTGGCGGTGATACTTGGGGCGACCCAACTATTTGGGAAGATGTCGGAACTTTGGGAGATGGACTAGAATATATTGAGATCACTACGCCGTTAAGCGATGAATTCAAAGCCAAGATGAATGAACTGGCTGGCGGAATTACTCTTTGCGGCCCTCAAGCTTATGATGCGACATATGTTATTGCCCAAGTGATAGAAAAAGTTGGCACTAACCCTGACGACATTAGAGCCGAACTGCACAACGTTGAATATACCGATGGAGTTTCGTCCGACGTTATTAAGTTTGAAGACAACGGAGACTTAGCGACAGCTAATTATGCCGTTAGAAGAATTGAAAACGGTGCCATTGCTCCTTTAGAATAGAGATTAATGGCTTAAACCTATATCAAAACCGCCCCTATTATTAGGGGCGGTTTGTAGTTATAATTAGTTTATGGAAATTTTTGTCCAATTGTTGATAAACGGAATAATTGCGGCTGCCATATATTCATTAATTGCCGTCAGTTTCAATTTAAATTTCGGGGTTACCAAATTTTTTAACTTAGCGCATGCCTCTTTTGCCGGCATTGGAGCTTACACAGTTTTTTACTTGCTTAAATGGCATGATTTTAATACTGCTTTAGCCATTATAATTGGGATTTTTTTTGCCGGATTTGTCGGGTATTTATCTGATAAATTTGTTTTTTTGCCGCTGAGAAAAAAGAAGGCATCCAACATGATTTTATTAGTTGCTTCATTGGGTGTATGGGCGGTCATTGAATCGGTTTTGGCAATTTTATTTTCTAATCAATTTCAAACCATTAGAAACAACACAAAAGCATTAGCTCTTTATCATTTAGGTCCAGGAGTTATTACTTTTACTCAAGTAGTCATGATTTTCATTTCGGTTTTAGTCATTATTGGCCTTTTACTCCTATTTAAATTCACGCAATTTGGAAAAGCGATTAAGGCAATTGGCGACGACGAAGAAGTTGCAAAAATTGTTGGTATTGATACCGATAAAATAATTGGCTACACCTTTTTTTTAGGTACTGCCATCGCGGGACTAGGTGGCATATTAATTGGGTTTGAGAGCGGAGTTGAACCGACATGGTTAGCGACATTACTCAAGGGCATAATTGCAGCCATGATAGGGGGGTTAGGCACCATAACAGGCGGTGCTTTAGGATCTTTACTTTTAGGTTTGGTTGAAAATTTTGGCATTTGGAAAGTTTCCGGCGAATGGAAAGATGCCATTGCCTTTGCTTTGCTGATAGTTTTTTTAATTTTTAGGCCCAGGGGCATGATTAAACGATAATATGGAATTTATAATCCAATTAGCCATTATTGTTTCTATCTTCGCTATTTTAGGTATTAGTTTAAATTTAGTTGTCGGCTACACAGGATTACTATCGGTTGGGCACGCGGCTTTTTATGGTATCGGAGCATACACTAGCGCCATTCTTTTAGCAGATTATGGAGTAAACTTTTTTATCGGATTGCTGACTGGCTTGCTTCTGGCTACAATTATTGGCTTTTTAATTGGTTTGATATTAAGTAAATTTAAAGACGATTATTTTACATTGGTATCGGTTGGTTTTAATGTTATTATTTTTACTATTTTTGTTAACTGGACAGATGTCACGCACGGGCAACTTGGTATCCCGGGGATTTCCAAGCCCAAAATTATTGACTTTGTTTTCTACTCAAGTTCACGCTACTTATTTTTCACTTTGGTTATTCTTGGAATAATCTACTTAGCGGCTAAATATATTA
The nucleotide sequence above comes from Candidatus Buchananbacteria bacterium CG10_big_fil_rev_8_21_14_0_10_42_9. Encoded proteins:
- a CDS encoding branched-chain amino acid ABC transporter permease; this encodes MEIFVQLLINGIIAAAIYSLIAVSFNLNFGVTKFFNLAHASFAGIGAYTVFYLLKWHDFNTALAIIIGIFFAGFVGYLSDKFVFLPLRKKKASNMILLVASLGVWAVIESVLAILFSNQFQTIRNNTKALALYHLGPGVITFTQVVMIFISVLVIIGLLLLFKFTQFGKAIKAIGDDEEVAKIVGIDTDKIIGYTFFLGTAIAGLGGILIGFESGVEPTWLATLLKGIIAAMIGGLGTITGGALGSLLLGLVENFGIWKVSGEWKDAIAFALLIVFLIFRPRGMIKR
- a CDS encoding branched-chain amino acid ABC transporter permease: MEFIIQLAIIVSIFAILGISLNLVVGYTGLLSVGHAAFYGIGAYTSAILLADYGVNFFIGLLTGLLLATIIGFLIGLILSKFKDDYFTLVSVGFNVIIFTIFVNWTDVTHGQLGIPGISKPKIIDFVFYSSSRYLFFTLVILGIIYLAAKYITSTSFGRVLKAIREDEEAIKVFGYNVHYYKLTIFVISAGMASVAGSLYASYITFIDPGTFRVFESIVILAIIILGGLANTKGAVLGAILLVIIPELLRFVGFPSSITGQMRQLTYGIILIFLMLYRPQGLMGEYKL